The following nucleotide sequence is from Oncorhynchus clarkii lewisi isolate Uvic-CL-2024 chromosome 6, UVic_Ocla_1.0, whole genome shotgun sequence.
TGTAGGTAGTTATTTTAGGTAGTTATTGTAGGTAGTTATTGTAGGTAGTTATTGTAGGTACCGGTAGGTATTGTAAGTATTGTAGGTAGTTATTGTAGGTAGTTATTGTAGGTAGTTATTGTAGGTAGTTATTGTAGGTACCGGTAGGTATTGTAGGTATTGTAGGTAGTTATTGTAGGTAGTTATTGTAAGTATTGTAGGTAGTTATTGTAGGTAGTTATTGTAGGTAGTTATTGTAGGTAGTTATTTTAGGTAGTTATTGTAGGTAGGTATTGCAAGTATTGTAGGTAGTTATTGTAGGTAGTTATTGTAGGTAGGTATTTTAGGTAGGTATTGTAAGTATTGTAGGTAGTTATTGTAGGTATTTATTTTAGGTAGGTATTGTAGGTAGTTATTGTAGGTAGGTATTGTAAGTATTGTAGGTAGTTATTGTAGGTAGTTATTGTAGGTACCGGTAGGTATTGTAATTATTGTAGGTAGTTATTTTAGGTAGTTATTGTAGGTAGTTATTGTAGGTAGTTATTGTAGGTACCGGTAGGTATTGTAAGTATTGTAGGTAGTTATTTTAGGTAGTTATTGTAGGTAGTTATTGTAGGTAGTTATTGTAGGTACCGGTAGGTATTGTAAGTATTGTAGGTAGTTATTTTAGGTAGGTATTTTAGGTAGTTATTGTAGGTAGTTATTGTAGGCAGGTAGATGGTTGGTGTTGTAGGTAGATCAATGGTTGGTATTGTAGGTAGTTAGatggggacaatgaaaggccactaTAAAATATACAGTTTTGTCATACTGTACaacgcaatgccacagatgtgtctGAGAtgggttttgagggagcgtggaaATGGCATGCAGACTACAGGAATGTacaccagagcggttgccagagaattgaatgttcatttctctaccataagccgcctccaacgatgttttagagaatttggcagtacgtccaatcggcctcgttaaccacgccagcccaggacctccacatccggcttcttcacctgtaggatcgtctgacaccagccacccagacagctgataaaactgtgggtttgtctgagaccagccacccagacagatgatgaaactgtgggtttgtctgagaccagccacccagacagctgatgaaacagtgggtttgtctgagaccagccattcagacagctgatgaaacagtgggtttgtctgagaccagccattcagacagctgatgaaacagtgggtttgtctgagaccagccacctggacagctgatgaaatagtgggtttgtctgagaccagccacctggacagctgatgaaacagtgggtttgtctgagaccagccacccagacagctgatgaaactgtaataaagctcttttgtgggggaaaaaaatattctgattggctgggcctggtttCCCAGTAGATGGACCTGACTCCCAAATGGGTGGGCCGACGTCTCGCTGGTCCACTCATCATGTGGGTAGaccctgtcatgtgaaatccatagattagggcctaattaattaatttaaattaactgatttcctttgGGGGAAAAAAGTCCTTGAACTGTAACTCAACTGTAAAATCATTGACATtttttgcatgttgtgtttatatatttgCTCAGTATAATATGCTATCTCATATTGTGTAATCTGTCTGTTGTTTTGTTATACCCTGAAGAAGACCAAAACACAGTGATGTTAATCCTCTTACATCTATTTCTATAGATCTCAAAGAGTGGTTGAACATTGTTTGTGATTGATAtcctatataatataatatgctAACTAATATTGTGTAATCTGACTGTTGTGTGTTGTCCGTCGTCCAGGTAAGGAGATGGTGGATTACATCACTAGGTACCTGACCACCatcagagagaggaaggtgacCCCAGGCCCAGAGGTGAAGCCTGGCTATATGAGAGAGCTGCTGCCAGACAGCGCCCCCACTGACCCGGAGGACTGGGACTGTATCTTCAGGGACATAGAGAAGGTCATCATGCCTGGGGTACGTTATGTTCACACatgataaactcagcaaaaaaagaaacgtccctttttcaggaccctgtctttcaaagagaattcgtaaaaatctaaataacgtTGGACagatcattgtaaagggtttaaacactgttacccatgcttgttcaatgcaccataaacaattaatgaacatgctcctgtcgaacggttgttaagacactaacagcttacagaccgtAGGCTATTAATGTCacaattatgaaaacttaggacactaaagaggcctttctactgactctgaaaaacaccaaaagaatgatgcccagggtccctgctcatctgcgtgaacatgccttaggcatgctgcaaggaggcatgaggactgcagatgtggccagggcaataaattgcattgtccatactgtgagacgcctaagacagtgctacagggagacaggacggacagctgattgtacAGGAtgggtacatccgaacatcacacctgtgggacaggtacaggatggcaacaacaactgcccgagttacaccaggaacgcacaatccctccatcagtgctcagactgttcgcaataggctgagagtggCTGGACTGAGatcttgtaggcctgttgtaaggcaggtcctcaccagacatcaccggcaaccaCGTCGCCTTTggtggtggagggtccgtcatggtctggggcggtgtgtcacagaatcatcggactgagcttgttgtcatttcaggaaatctcaacgctgtgcgttacagggaagacatcatcctccctcatgtggtacccttcctgcaggctcatcctgacatcaccctccagcatgacaatgccaccagccatactgatcgttctgtgcatgatttcctgcaagacaggaatgtcagtgttctgccatggccagtgaagagcccagatctcaatcccattgagcacgtctgggaccggatcggagggtgagggctagggccattcccccccagaaatgtctgagaacttgcaggtgccttggtggaagagtggggtacaGTCTCACAGcaggaactggcaaatctggtgcagtccatgaggagatgcactgcagtacttaatgcagctggtggccacatcagatactgactgttacttttgatttttacccccctttgttcatggacacattattccatttctgttagtcacgtgtctgtggaacttgttcagtttatgtctcagttgttgaatcttgttatgttcatacaaatatgtacacatgataagtttgctgaaaataaacacagttgacagtgagaggacgtttattttctTGCCGAGTGACTATGAGACATTACCAGGACCATTGTGGATCAAACATTGATTGTTCACTGTAACTTGTAAGGATATTCTGTCCCCCAAAGTATCTTTATGGCACTaatgatggagtgtgtgtgtgtgtgtgtgtgcgtgtgtgcgtacgtgtgttgGACAGGTGGTCCACTGGCAGAGCCCCTACATGCATGCATACTATCCAGCCCTGACCTCCTGGCCCTCCATGTTAGGAGACATGTTGGCTGACGCCATCAACAACATCGGATTCACCTGGGTAACTGTCTTACCACATCAAACTTCATTTACACTTTGTGTGGAACTACACAAAATTAACTCACTTAATCATCCAACTCAACTTTTGGTTTAAAGACTCGAATATCatgtttgtttaaaaaatatatatttcctggtaACACATTAACTGTGACATCAAGTTTGTGAGTTTTTTTTTCATCTATTAAGTTACTTTGGATACAATCATCTGCTACAGAAAACCCCTGCAGGAAATCCTATAGTAGTGTGATATTATAATTGTAATTACTATTTATGATAGAATAACATGatgttgttgtgtgttgggtcCAGGCCTCCAGCCCGGCGTGTACAGAGCTGGAGATGAATGTGATGGACTGGTTGTGTAAAGCTCTTGGTCTCCCCACATTCTTCCTCCATCACCACCCAGAaagcaccgggggaggaatactgcaggtaggatagatacacctggatacacctgaccatactcaccttacagtaccaactagacagcaccgggggaggaatactgcaggtaggatagatacacctgaccatacctgaccatactcaccttacagtaccaaccagacagcaccgggggaggaatagacaggtaggatagatacacctgaccatactcaccttacagtaccaactagacagcaccggggggaggaatactgcaggtaggatagatacacctgaccatacctgaccatactcaccttacagtaccaaccagacagcaccgggggaggaataggCAGGTAGGacagatacacctgaccatactcaccttacagtaccaactagacagcaccagggggaggaatactgcaggtaggatagatacacctgaccatacctgaccatactcaccttacagtaccaactagacagcaccgggggaggaatactgcaggtaggatagatacacctgaccatacctgaccatactcaccttacagtaccatccagacagcaccgggggaggaatagACAGGTAGGacagatacacctgaccatactcaccttacagtaccaactagacagcaccgggggaggaatactgcaggtaggatagatacacctgaccatacctgaccatactcaccttacagtaccatccagacagcaccgggggaggaatagACAGGTAGGacagatacacctgaccatactcaccttacagtaccaactagacagcaccagggggggaatactgcaggtaggatagatacacctgaccatacctgaccatactcaccttacagtaccatccagacagcaccgggggaggaatagACAGGTAGGacagatacacctgaccatactcaccttacagtaccaactagacagcaccggggggaggaatactgcaggtaggatagatacacctggatacacctgaccatactcaccttacagtaccaactagacagcaccaggggaggaataggcaggtaggatagatacacctggatacacctgaccatactgaggaatactgcaggtagacATGTACCTGACTGGCTACTGGAGAGAGACATATACTCTCACAGCACCACCTAGTGGTGAATGGGAATACCATTCTCTACACTCCTCTCAGAGCAGGAAATAAGAGCTCTCAGGTGTTTCAGTTCACATAAACGTAgtgcttttctctctccctctttgtctccctccctccctccctccccccatacctctctcctctcagagcaCAGTGAGTGAGAGTAGTCTGGTAGCTCTGCTAGCTGCCAGGAAGCACAGGATCCAACAGCTGAAGAGGACAGATCCAGCAGACAGAGACCTGGACGACTCAGTGGTCAACTCCAGACTGGTGGCCTACGCATCAGACCAGGTCAAGATGGGATGGGTTagggacccacacacacacgcacatatgcaacgtttgcaaacacacacacacacacaaatagtgaGTTCTGCATAATGAGagattgtctgtctgtccgtgtgtccgtcCATCTCTCCGTCTGCTCTCTGCTTCTATCAGGCTCACTCCTCAGTGGAGAAGGCAGGTCTGATCTCCCTGGTCAAGATCAGGTTCCTCCCTCCAGACAACCACTTctccctgagaggagacactctGAAACAGGCCAttcaggaggacaggaggagaggactggtACCTGTCATGGTAGGTCATGGTAGGGTATATTAGGGGATGGTAGGTTATGGTAGGGTATATTAGGGGGTGGTAGGTCATGGTAGGGTATATTAGGGGGTGGTAGTTCATGGTAGGGTATATTAGGGGGCGGTAGGTCATTGTAGGGTATATTAGGGGGCGGTAGGTCATGGTAGGGTATATTAGGGGGCGGTAGGTCATGGTTGGGTATATTAAGGGATGTTAATCAATGTAGGGTATATTAGGGGATGGTAGGTCATAGTAGGTCATGGTAGGTCATAAACAGTTGTAACCAAGATCGTAACCAAGGTTGTAACCAAACCAAAGatcatgttagtttgtttgtttgtttcagcTGTGTGCCACTCTGGGGACCACGGGGGTGTGTGCCTTCGACGACCTGTCAGAGCTGGGACCAGTGTGTACGTCTgtacccccctacctcctcaTTATTATACACACCTGTATGACATACAACATGTACCACACATAACATGTATGACATATGACCTTTGTATGACTTTGGAGAATCTCAGCGTCCTGGGTCCGTATTcataaagagtctcagagtaACAGCGCTGATCATGAATGGACGGGTTGCTCTGCTCCTGTGAGCCATTCCTGCTCGCACAAGCCAAGGTTCCCGCAAGGCTACTTTAGACTTACTCTGAGACGCTGTATGAATACAGATCAGGGTCGCAGGTTCAAGTTCCACTCGGACTCCCACCACCCCCCCAGATTCTCTGCAAAACGTGTTTGTATTCCTCCCCCTGCCTGGCCTAGGTGCAGAGGAAGGTCTGTGGCTGCATGTGGATGCAGCGTACGCAGGCTCAGCGTTTCTCTGCCCTGAGCTGAGAGGACCTCTGGGGGGTATAGAGTACGCTGACTCCTTCGCGTTCAACCCCTCCAAATGGATGATGGTCCACTTCGACTGCACTGCCTTCtggtgagagagaagggagggagggagggagggagggagggagggagggagggagggagggagggagggagggagggagggaaggaaggagagaggaaggggagtgcGCTAGGGAGAGAGAAtgcggagggagagaggaatgggagggagagaggaatgggagggagagagggagagagagagaggaaggggataaaggaagagagagagagggaggaagacctGGTTGTCATCCCGTCCTGCAGTCTAATGACCAAAacgccctctagtggcctcatgggtggaatattaataataataaaattaaCATTATTTCAGAAAGACAGCCGGAATTCTGGTgattctatgtcaaacggttgtGTTATAtttagtcttctgtgatgtatataaagtgtaatattgggatacaAACTCAAagtgtaatacatttcaactccatATCTGACAGGTGTCTTCTGTTTTTAAACCCATAGCCATGTGTGTGAAGTTGAATTTGTTTATTAACACTACCAAGAAACattgtgtgaccctgatttagcccactgcagtaaaacgttttaaaaagagagagggggggggggggggggtagagaggagttGTGACGACCGTCGAGGGCTTTCCAGACACGAAGTGGTGGCGGCGTTGCCCATTcattactcaaatcaaatcaaatgttatttgtcacatacacatggttagcagatgttaatgcgagcgtagcgaaatgcttgtgcttctaattccgacaatgcagtaataaccaacgagtaatctaacctaacaattccaaaactactaccttatacacacaagtgtaaagggataaagaatatgtacataaagatatatgaatgagtgatggtacagaacggcataggcaagatgcagtagatggtatagagtacagtatatacatatgagatgagtaatgtagggtatgtacacattatattaagtagcattgtttaaagtagctagtgatatatttttacatcaatttccatcaattcccattattaaagtggctggagttgagtcagtgtgttggcagcagccactcaatgttagtgtttaacagtctgatggccttgagatagaagctgttttttattGATTGGAGCTAGGCTCGTGCACGTGAAAGCCACTCAGCCAAGGCAGAGAAAATAGGACTGCTCTATTTGGGCTAACTCTGCTCAGCCCCGTGGCATCCTGTCTGGAAAGAGATGTAGTAACATGTTTTTCTACGGTGGTCCTAACAGGGTGAAGGACAAGTGCAAGCTTCAACAAACCTTCAGTGTCGACCCGGTCTACCTCAGACACGAAAACTCAGACCAAGCCACCGACTTCATGGTACAAACTACCTACATTTGACTTTTTAGTCATTAAGCAGACgcgcttatccagagcgacttgcagTAGTGATTTTCCTACTTTCTTCggactggtcccccgtgggaatcgaacccacaaccctggcgttgcaaacTGAGCCACGCTCTATACTTATCTACCAATTTGCAGAATTTATTTTTAGCATTTCCTTCACGGTACAACACTATCTACCTTTTTTTATGCTCATGTGATCATCTCATCAACATTGTTGGTCCAACTTCTGCCTTttaacacagatctaggatcagcagtACCCAAATCCTAACATTAACCACTGTTCGGGAAAGCATGCAAAACTTCTTGAAACTGATCTTGAAACTGATCTGGATCTTGAACCTGATCTGGAAACTGATCTGGATCTTGAACCTGATCTGGATCATAATCTTACTATAGATGTTAATGTTGATTTGAATGTTTTAACCTTGATCTGATccactgtgtctgtcagcattGGCAGATCCCCCTGAGTCGACGGTTCCGCTCTCTGAAGCTGTGGTTTGTGATGCGCTGCTTCGGTCTGAAGAACCTCCAGGGACACATCAGACACGTatgtaacctgtctgtctgtctgtctgtctgtctgtctgtctgtctgactgtctgtgtgtctgtctgtctgactgtctgtgtgtctgtctgtgtgtgtgtgtgtgtgtgtgtgtctgtctgtctgtgtgtctgtctgtgtgtctgtgtgtctgtctgtgtgtctgtctgtgtgtctgtctatctgtgtgtctgtctgtgtgtctgtttctttctccctctgtaaTTTGAGATGCTACATTACAGGGACTGACCTCTACGTTTGTGTTTTCAGGGTGTAGAGATGGCTAAGCTACTGGAGTCCCTGGTTAGATGTGACCCTAACTTTGACATGCCTGCTGATAGACACCTTGGCTTGGTGGTCTTCTGTCTCAAGGTATGTGGCCTAtacttgtgttgtgttgtattgtattgtaaagttgtgttgtattgtaaagttgtgttgtgttgtgttgtattgtattgtaaagttgttttgtaaagttgtgttgtattgtaaagttgtgttgtattgttgtgttgtattgtgttgtattgtaaagttgtgttgtaaagttgtgttgtattgtaaagttgtgttgtattgtattgtaaagttgttttgtaaagttgtgttgtattgtaaagttgtgttgtattgtattgtaaagttgttttgtaaagttgtgttgtattgtaaagttgtgttgtattgtattgtaaagttgtgttgtgttgtattgtaaaattgtgttgtgttgtaaagttctgttgtgttgtattgtaaaatTGTGTTGTAAAgttctgttgtgttgtattgtattgtaaagttgtattgtattgtattgtgttgtaaagttctgttgtgttgtattgtaaaatTGTGTTGTAAAgttctgttgtgttgtattgtattgtaaagttgtattgtgttgtattgtaaaattgtgttgtgttgtaaagttctgttgtgttgtattgtgttgtattgtaaaatTGTGTTGTAAAgttctgttgtgttgtattgtaaaatTGTGTTGTAAAgttctgttgtgttgtattgtgttgtattgtgttgtaaagttatgttgtgttgtatcaaATACTGTACATCTCCCATTGAAGAACTTTTGAACAGGATTCACCATCTCACACAGAACACAGTATAGAGATAGAACACAGTATAGAGATAGAACACAGTATAGAGATATAACACAGTATAGAGATATAACACagtatagagatagagatataacacagtatagagatagaacacagtatagagataaaacacagtatagagatagaacacagtatagagatagagatagaacacagtatagagatagagatagaacacagtatagagatagaacacagtatagagatagaacacagtatagagatataacacagtatagagatagagatagaacaCAGTATAGAGATATAACAcagtgtagagatagagataaaacacagtatagagatagaacacagtatagagatagaacacagtatagagatagaacacagtatagagatagagacagagatagagatagaacaCAGTAGAGTGATATAGAACACagtatagagatagagatagaacacagtatagagatagagatagggatagagatagagacagaacacagtataGAGATGGGTCTCTGCAATGTCCACATAGCTAGTTCTTACATGTCATGGTCACCTGTGAACACACTGTATAGGTCAGAAGTCAGTATGTTGCTCTGAGCTGGATAATGATTGACAAGGCTTGTTCATGGCAATTGGCAACTGCTATTACAGCGAGGAGTTCAAAGGTCATTGCATGTTTAAGCCTATGAGGTAGCAGGTATGTGTGTTATTATGATGCTCaaggtttattttttttatttaacctttatttaactaggcaagtcagttaagaacaaattcttattttcaatgacggcctgggaacagtgggttaactgccttgttcagaggcagaacaacagatttttaccttgtcagctctgggatttggtTACtattccaatgctctaaccactaggctacctgccaccccgtaAAGGGCAGAGCACTGATAGAGATCATTCCTTCACGTGGATAACCTGGGTGTGCCCAACCCACCTTTAAGGCTGGGAATCAATCTGAACACAGTCCTTGGACAATGCGCCACTTAAAGCTTATTTCTGGTTGAGTCTACATACGCAGCATTTTAATGAGGTCTCTGCTAACGTGGGAACATTGCCGTTAAAAGCAGCATTGTCTCCAACCTGAATAGATTGAATTCCAGCCTAAGTATTGATCCCAACTCCAACCTGATTGGATGGAATCCCGGCCAAAGTATTGATCCCAACTCCAACCTGATTGGATGGAATCCCGGCCTAAGTATTGAACCCAACTCTAGTTTGAATAAAAATTTAAATTTGATCACAAATAAATGGGCCTATTTTAGGATATAAATACTGAGCTTACTTACATAATGTCAATTGAAATCTCGTCGCACTGCCTCTCCTCAAACTTACGTGAATGAGAAAAGGGCCAAACACAAGCTTCTCTCAACtgtcaaatctctctctctgtctccccctacccctctctccccttctctctctctgtctcccccctctctctgtctacccctctctccctctctctccccccctccctctctgtctcaccctccctctctctctctcaggaaggGAATGCTCTGACTCAGGAGTTGCTACGGCGACTGACGCGGTCCCGCACCATGTACCTTGTCCCCGCCGACATCGATGGGAAACGCATCATCCGCTTCACCGTGACGTCACAGCTGACCACCTCAGAGGACATTATCAGGGACTGGGACATCATTCGCAAAATGGCCGACGACCTTCTGGCCGAGGAGGCCGAAAAACAGGCGGTCAGTAAAATGGAGGAGCAGCAGTCTCCAGTCagaaaaactgttgagaagctgTCAGAGACAAACAGTGATTCGGGGAAtcacacaacaacagcagcagaggGCTTGGCTGCCTCTCTCATGACTAGGAAACCAAAGGAGATTGAAAAGGCCATCAGTGACACAGAGGACGAACCACTGAAAACACCCAAAGAGTTGGAGACCGGCCAGACACAGACCAGCCCCAAGACAGGATCCAAAGAGCTAGAGGTCGGCCCGACACAGACCAGTCCCAAGACAGGATCCAAAGAGCTAGAGGTCGGCCCGACACAGACTAGCCCCAAGACAGGATCCAAAGAGCTAGAGGCCGACCCGACACATACCAGCCCCAAGACAGGACCCAGAGAGCTTGGGACCAGCCTGGCCCAGACCAGCCAGGACCCAGAGACAGGAGCCAGAAACGGCCCTGAGATCCCCTGTACTGCTGCCTTCAGAGTTCAGAGGGTCCAACCACAGCTCCGCTTGGACAGTGATAAGACTGGATTTAGACCAGATCCACCATTCTGGATGGATAAAGAAAAGTCTGGGTCTGAGAAAAGGCCGAGAAGAACAGTACGCTCTCTGAGCTGCAGCAGTGAGCCCTTACCTGGCCCCATTGGGCCCCTGTTTGGTCATAACACTGACCCCCTTTCTAagcctctctctagctctgtcacggACTCACAGCCTGGACATAAAGAACCAGACCTCATCCACCCCCTAAATGACACCCAGCTCAGACGTCTCTCCTCCAGCCCAAGCCCCTCAGGCCTCTTTCAGATCCCAGAGTGGCCTTCTCCAACCAATTCCAACCAGCTGGGAAAACGGGTCCTGAGGAAGCTCACCAAGTTCTACAGCTTGCCCAGTTTCTGCCACCTGTGGGTGCAGTGTGGGCGCCACCAGGTGTGCTGCCCTGTCAGGGGACTTCAGATCGCCCCAAAGCTCAGATCTCCCcaaaaccctggtcctcctctggGTGTAGGAGACTCCGCTGTTGGTCTTGTTCCTCTGTGACTCCAGTAGATACCGCTAACTTTCCTGCTCTACTGCAGCCAAGGTTAGCgcctgggtcgtattcattaggcacaacgtagcaaaaatgttttgcaatggaaaatgaaaatgaaTGTTTCTTATTGTACAAGaccaccttggtccaatccattttcttccatttggtgcctgaTGCATACgaccctgtagtctccctaccAAATGTTTCCCTCAAACACCTTTGTGGTTTCAGGGTGTAGAGATGGCTGAGCTCTTTCATTTATTTTAGATTTATTTATCAGATATCATTTTATTTAAAGTGACACAGCCACACATCTCAGATAGATATACAATATGTTTTGTTTGTATTTATTAGAAAATCaatctatatttatttatttacaaatgaCCCATACAGGTTTCAATTTTCACATTTTTTCTCAATAGTCATAAAATGTACATCAGATGAATAATTTGACAGTTAATTTTAAAATAAGAGATTAACAGTTACAAAatctgttaaaaaaataaaatcaatcatAAGTGTATCTTTCCATCAGAAATAGAGTGGAACATCTCCTGTGTCATGGGGATGTATCCCTTACTGTCCTCCAGGTAGTATAATCGATCCTGCATCATGGATGGGTTGAATCCCTCTTCGGCTAGCTTCACCTTAATCTGCTTGAACGTTCCAGTCACAGCCAGGGAATTCTGggatatttaaaataaaataaattacattaaaatatatgtttaatGAATCTTAAGTGGTTTGAGAAAATCTTAAAAAAAGGTACAACCTGGGATCAGGGAATCTCTTCAACATGTCCCAGACGGTGGCTTTGAGtgcaaataaaaggtgacattattTCCACGGGATCACCTGTATGCGTATGAAGCGTGGTCGAGCGTAGCTGGGCAGGGAGGTCTTGACGTGCTCCAGCGTGGC
It contains:
- the LOC139412471 gene encoding histidine decarboxylase-like — translated: MQAEEYNHRGKEMVDYITRYLTTIRERKVTPGPEVKPGYMRELLPDSAPTDPEDWDCIFRDIEKVIMPGVVHWQSPYMHAYYPALTSWPSMLGDMLADAINNIGFTWASSPACTELEMNVMDWLCKALGLPTFFLHHHPESTGGGILQSTVSESSLVALLAARKHRIQQLKRTDPADRDLDDSVVNSRLVAYASDQAHSSVEKAGLISLVKIRFLPPDNHFSLRGDTLKQAIQEDRRRGLVPVMLCATLGTTGVCAFDDLSELGPVCAEEGLWLHVDAAYAGSAFLCPELRGPLGGIEYADSFAFNPSKWMMVHFDCTAFWVKDKCKLQQTFSVDPVYLRHENSDQATDFMHWQIPLSRRFRSLKLWFVMRCFGLKNLQGHIRHGVEMAKLLESLVRCDPNFDMPADRHLGLVVFCLKEGNALTQELLRRLTRSRTMYLVPADIDGKRIIRFTVTSQLTTSEDIIRDWDIIRKMADDLLAEEAEKQAVSKMEEQQSPVRKTVEKLSETNSDSGNHTTTAAEGLAASLMTRKPKEIEKAISDTEDEPLKTPKELETGQTQTSPKTGSKELEVGPTQTSPKTGSKELERAWDQPGPDQPGPRDRSQKRP